The Candidatus Eisenbacteria bacterium genome includes a region encoding these proteins:
- a CDS encoding L-2-hydroxyglutarate oxidase (catalyzed the formation of 2-ketoglutarate from 2-hydroxyglutarate) produces KYVPALAGHHLDRGGAGVRAQAVDTEGRLVDDFRIVEARNAIHVLNAPSPGATASLEISANILEMAEKSFELSA; encoded by the coding sequence AAATACGTTCCCGCACTGGCTGGCCACCACCTCGACCGGGGCGGCGCGGGCGTTCGAGCCCAGGCAGTCGACACGGAGGGCCGGCTGGTGGATGATTTCCGCATCGTTGAAGCGCGCAACGCGATTCACGTGCTCAACGCCCCGTCGCCTGGCGCCACGGCTTCGCTGGAGATCAGCGCCAACATTCTCGAGATGGCTGAGAAAAGCTTCGAGTTGTCGGCGTAG
- a CDS encoding Fe-Mn family superoxide dismutase, whose translation MAHEVKKLPYAYDAIAPKGIGAKTMEIHHSKLYAGYVNKRNEIEEKLAGVDRSKANQIYSEMRGLKHEETFAANGQILHEIYFSIMNGDGQPKGEVVDKIKEDFGTFAAWEEDFKASAMCARGWVVLAYDPTDGKLHNFIGDAQNQGGVWGTFPILNVDTYEHSYFIDYGSDRKAYVEAFMRTINWDEVNRRLSAATQMTMARK comes from the coding sequence ATGGCTCACGAGGTCAAGAAGCTCCCCTACGCGTACGACGCGATCGCGCCGAAGGGGATCGGCGCGAAGACCATGGAGATCCACCACTCCAAGCTCTACGCCGGATACGTGAACAAGCGGAACGAGATCGAGGAGAAGCTCGCCGGCGTCGACCGGAGCAAGGCCAACCAGATCTACAGCGAGATGCGCGGCCTGAAGCACGAGGAGACGTTCGCCGCGAACGGGCAGATCCTCCACGAGATCTACTTCTCGATCATGAACGGCGACGGCCAGCCCAAGGGCGAGGTCGTCGACAAGATCAAGGAGGACTTCGGAACCTTCGCGGCGTGGGAGGAGGACTTCAAGGCGTCCGCCATGTGCGCGCGCGGCTGGGTCGTCCTCGCCTACGATCCGACGGACGGCAAGCTCCACAACTTCATCGGCGACGCTCAGAATCAGGGCGGCGTGTGGGGCACGTTCCCGATCCTGAACGTGGACACCTACGAGCACTCCTACTTCATCGACTACGGCAGCGACCGCAAGGCCTACGTCGAGGCGTTCATGCGCACCATCAACTGGGACGAGGTGAACCGCCGCCTCTCGGCCGCGACGCAGATGACGATGGCCCGGAAGTAG
- a CDS encoding DUF2269 family protein: MPTGSMYLFLKLLHVFAVVLFLGNIIVGVFWKAIADKTRDPRVMAFAMDGIIRSDRFFTMPGVLLILIAGFGAAGVGKLPMIRTAWIFWSIVLFTISGIAFMGWLVPIQKKLRAVATAGAEDGSKMDWAAYGRLSAQWKMWGLVALITPLIALVLMVMKPV, encoded by the coding sequence ATGCCGACTGGCTCGATGTACCTCTTCCTCAAGCTGCTCCACGTCTTCGCGGTCGTTCTGTTCCTCGGGAACATCATCGTCGGCGTGTTCTGGAAAGCGATCGCCGACAAGACCCGCGATCCGCGTGTCATGGCATTCGCCATGGACGGGATCATCCGCTCGGACCGGTTCTTCACCATGCCGGGGGTGCTCCTGATCCTGATCGCGGGATTCGGCGCGGCCGGTGTCGGGAAGCTCCCCATGATCCGCACCGCCTGGATCTTCTGGTCGATCGTGCTCTTCACGATCTCGGGGATCGCGTTCATGGGCTGGCTCGTCCCGATCCAGAAGAAGCTGCGGGCCGTCGCCACGGCGGGCGCCGAGGATGGGTCGAAGATGGACTGGGCCGCATACGGCCGGCTCTCGGCTCAGTGGAAGATGTGGGGGCTCGTGGCGCTGATCACGCCCCTGATCGCGCTGGTGCTGATGGTGATGAAGCCCGTCTGA